From Nocardia sp. NBC_00416:
CCGGATCCGATCTCGCCGGTATCCGCACCACGGCCGTGCGCGACGGCGACCACTATGTGCTCAACGGCGCGAAGACCTTCATCACCGGCGGGTTGCTCGCCGATCTGGTGATCGTGGTGGCCCGCACCGCCACGGACCCGGACAACCGGCGGGCCGGATTGACGCTGCTGGTGGTGGAGAACGGGATGGCCGGCTTCGAACGCGGCCGGGTACTGGACAAGATGGGGTGCAAGGTCCAGGACACCGTGGAGTTGTCGTTCACCGATGTGCGGGTCCCGGTGGCCAACCGCCTCGGGGACGAGGGCGCCGCCTTCGGGTACCTCGGTCACAACCTGCCCCAGGAGCGGATGACGGTGGCGGTGGGGTCGGTGGCCCAGGCGCGGGCCGCGCTGGCGGCGACCATCGACTACGTGCGGGAGCGCAAGGCGTTCGGCACCCCGGTGGCGTCGTTCCAGAACACCAAGTTCGAATTGGCCGCCATCTCCGCGGAGATCGAGGCGGCGCAGACGATGGCCGATCGGGCGGTACGGGATCTCGTGGACGGGCAGCTCTCCGGCGCGGATGCCGCGCGCGTGAAATTGTTCGCCACCGAGACCCAGGCCCGGGTGGTGGACCGCTGCCTGCAGCTGTTCGGCGGCTACGGCTACATGATGGAGTATCCGATAGCCAGGCTCTATACCGATGCCCGGGTAGCCCGTATCTACGCGGGGACCAGTGAGGTCATGAAAG
This genomic window contains:
- a CDS encoding acyl-CoA dehydrogenase family protein; this translates as MRRDLFTPDHEAFRDLAREFIEKEIVPNYPEWEKQGQLPRAVFRRLGELGLLGTAIPEEYGGLGVRDYRYNVVLQEEAQRALVTLSTVRTQLDVILPYFLEYADGAQRQRWFPGLADGSLLSAIAMTEPGTGSDLAGIRTTAVRDGDHYVLNGAKTFITGGLLADLVIVVARTATDPDNRRAGLTLLVVENGMAGFERGRVLDKMGCKVQDTVELSFTDVRVPVANRLGDEGAAFGYLGHNLPQERMTVAVGSVAQARAALAATIDYVRERKAFGTPVASFQNTKFELAAISAEIEAAQTMADRAVRDLVDGQLSGADAARVKLFATETQARVVDRCLQLFGGYGYMMEYPIARLYTDARVARIYAGTSEVMKVIIAKDLGL